A stretch of the Zeugodacus cucurbitae isolate PBARC_wt_2022May chromosome 6, idZeuCucr1.2, whole genome shotgun sequence genome encodes the following:
- the LOC105209899 gene encoding lipopolysaccharide-induced tumor necrosis factor-alpha factor homolog, whose product MDQKRAMLYPDIDPAAHHAATRDHRISASAAMGLPTEAPPSYDMAIASTSTPNGPHSNSGNSSGPSGVIGDGAAASSLDWHPSAPPTATTPVTQPQAPVPPHRQPRTAPQQTPLQHDSQTRPVIVVQPLPHNQQQPHAPPIQTANTSVPIKLGPNPCAVTCPVCGATKTTRMVFTPNTRTHICAGLLCLAGWCCCACTVPYCMNSCRTGNHYCSQCNTFLGVYNPRRARK is encoded by the exons ATGGATCAGAAGCGTGCTATGCTTTACCCGGACATCGATCCTGCCGCACACCATGCTGCCACACGCGATCATCGCATATCTGCCTCGGCCGCTATGGGTCTGCCAACTGAGGCGCCACCCTCATACGACATGGCCATAGCGTCCACATCGACGCCAAACGGTCCACACAGTAACAGCGGAAATAGTAGTGGTCCTAGTGGTGTGATCGGTGATGGTGCTGCTGCTTCGTCTCTTGACTGGCATCCAAGCGCTCCACCCACAGCGACCACACCCGTAACACAACCACAAGCGCCAGTACCTCCGCACCGACAGCCACGAACGGCACCACAGCAGACGCCGCTACAACACGACAGCCAGACAAGGCCGGTGATTGTGGTACAACCGTTGCCACACaatcaacaacaaccacatgcgCCGCCAATACAAACAG CTAATACCTCAGTGCCCATAAAACTTGGACCCAATCCATGTGCGGTGACATGCCCGGTTTGCGGTGCCACGAAAACGACCCGAATGGTTTTCACACCCAACACACGAACGCACATTTGTGCGGGATTACTCTGCCTAGCCGG TTGGTGTTGTTGCGCCTGCACAGTGCCCTATTGCATGAACAGCTGTCGGACCGGTAATCATTATTGCTCGCAATGCAACACATTTCTGGGTGTTTATAATCCGCGAAGAGCGAGAAAGTGA